A single window of Modestobacter italicus DNA harbors:
- a CDS encoding HAD family hydrolase, which yields MSDWRPQLIVSDLDGTLLRSDETISDGTLAELQRWADAGVPLVLATGRPPRWMLGVRDRLGGGTAICCNGAVLLDLGGFTVLEEHPLTPDVLRAITGELRRRQPDTWFAVEYGDQFRHEPIYKPRWDVDAPGVAEATLPEMVAQPVAKLLARHEHLPRDEFVELVTEVVGDTATVTNSSSDALAEISARGVTKATGLARVAAARGLGPGDVVYFGDMPNDLAAFDWVREGGGRAVAMAHAHPDVLAAATDVTDANDADGVAAFLASLPR from the coding sequence GTGTCTGACTGGCGGCCGCAGCTCATCGTCAGCGACCTCGACGGGACGCTGCTGCGCAGCGACGAGACGATCAGCGACGGGACCCTCGCCGAGCTGCAGCGCTGGGCGGACGCCGGGGTGCCGCTGGTGCTCGCCACCGGGCGCCCCCCGCGCTGGATGCTCGGCGTGCGGGACCGGCTGGGCGGCGGCACGGCGATCTGCTGCAACGGCGCGGTGCTGCTGGACCTGGGCGGGTTCACGGTGCTGGAGGAGCACCCGCTGACCCCCGACGTGCTGCGGGCGATCACCGGCGAGCTCCGCCGCCGGCAGCCCGACACCTGGTTCGCCGTCGAGTACGGCGACCAGTTCCGGCACGAGCCGATCTACAAGCCGCGCTGGGACGTCGACGCGCCCGGGGTCGCGGAGGCGACGCTGCCGGAGATGGTGGCGCAGCCGGTGGCCAAGCTGCTGGCCCGGCACGAGCACCTGCCCCGGGACGAGTTCGTCGAGCTGGTGACCGAGGTGGTCGGCGACACTGCCACGGTCACGAACTCCTCCTCCGACGCGCTCGCCGAGATCTCCGCGCGCGGGGTCACCAAGGCCACCGGGCTGGCCCGGGTGGCGGCGGCCCGCGGTCTGGGTCCCGGCGACGTCGTCTACTTCGGGGACATGCCCAACGACCTGGCCGCCTTCGACTGGGTCCGGGAGGGCGGCGGGCGCGCGGTGGCGATGGCGCACGCGCACCCCGACGTCCTCGCCGCGGCGACCGACGTCACCGACGCCAACGACGCCGACGGCGTCGCGGCCTTCCTGGCGTCGCTGCCCCGCTGA
- a CDS encoding HAD family hydrolase, with protein sequence MLKVFLRSSRLGEDELLALARGVVDPAVAELTHAGLGFIEVLPPGVTKATGLAVALDHHGVSFGDVLVFGDMPNDLPMIEAVTRAGGRAVAMANAHPEVLAAAADRTSGSDADGVARYVEAVLALGAGRV encoded by the coding sequence ATGCTCAAGGTGTTCCTGCGCTCCTCGCGGCTGGGCGAGGACGAGCTGCTCGCGCTGGCCCGCGGGGTCGTCGACCCGGCGGTCGCCGAGCTGACCCACGCCGGCCTGGGCTTCATCGAGGTGCTGCCGCCGGGGGTCACGAAGGCCACCGGGCTCGCGGTGGCGCTCGACCACCACGGCGTGTCGTTCGGCGACGTCCTCGTCTTCGGCGACATGCCCAACGACCTGCCGATGATCGAGGCGGTGACCCGGGCCGGCGGCCGGGCGGTGGCGATGGCCAACGCCCACCCGGAGGTGCTGGCCGCCGCCGCGGACCGGACCAGCGGCTCGGACGCCGACGGCGTGGCCCGCTACGTCGAGGCCGTGCTGGCCCTGGGGGCCGGGCGTGTCTGA
- a CDS encoding methyl-accepting chemotaxis protein, producing the protein MTADMDALDAERGSRSPAHLLERVGLRGRLLAAILVVALTTLAVGAVGIARMSALSTQADEVYSDGAVPLDGLRQLQADWWTLSAHTARAAIVALPPATIADEQQAAAAAAQELTADQAAVAGMPLSPDAAAAFADFSDSVTSYLTALGQLQAGADPAQTPAILQAMNTAEATIESSLVAATDAAAVSAETTVQEARDAYSSARTLTVAIVLVGLAVSVVLALLIVRSVMRPVQRIKEVLDQVAGGDLSVRAGETGGAELNEVARSLDGTLVALSGVLSLVGDSAGRLAVASQALNTGASGMADSARAATGQADVVVASAGEVAFSVDTVATGSQQMEAAIREISQNASEASRVAGQAVSVAENTTRTVGKLGDSSQEIATVVKLINGIAEQTNLLALNATIEAARAGEGFAVVASEVKELAQETARATEDISQRVEAIQADTAGAVSAIGEISTVIGQINDYQATIAAAVEEQTATTNEMNRNVAEAASSSRSIATAISGLAAGTQQTNQGVAEAQRSAADLARMSDELQDAVRRFTV; encoded by the coding sequence ATGACAGCTGACATGGACGCCCTCGACGCCGAGCGCGGCTCGCGCTCCCCCGCCCACCTGCTCGAGCGGGTCGGCCTGCGCGGCCGCCTGCTGGCGGCCATCCTGGTGGTCGCCCTGACCACCCTCGCCGTCGGCGCGGTCGGCATCGCCCGGATGTCCGCGCTGAGCACCCAGGCCGACGAGGTCTACAGCGACGGCGCGGTGCCGCTGGACGGGCTGCGCCAGCTGCAGGCCGACTGGTGGACCCTCAGCGCGCACACCGCCCGGGCCGCCATCGTCGCGCTGCCGCCGGCCACCATCGCCGACGAGCAGCAGGCCGCCGCCGCGGCCGCGCAGGAGCTGACCGCGGACCAGGCCGCCGTCGCCGGCATGCCGCTCTCCCCGGACGCGGCGGCCGCGTTCGCCGACTTCTCGGACTCGGTGACCAGCTACCTCACCGCGCTGGGCCAGCTGCAGGCCGGCGCCGACCCGGCGCAGACCCCCGCGATCCTGCAGGCGATGAACACCGCCGAGGCCACCATCGAGAGCTCGCTCGTCGCCGCGACCGACGCCGCCGCGGTGTCCGCCGAGACCACCGTGCAGGAGGCCCGGGACGCCTACTCCTCGGCCCGCACCCTCACCGTCGCGATCGTCCTCGTCGGCCTGGCGGTGTCGGTCGTCCTCGCGCTGCTCATCGTCCGGTCGGTGATGCGCCCGGTCCAGCGGATCAAGGAGGTGCTGGACCAGGTCGCCGGTGGCGACCTGAGCGTGCGGGCCGGCGAGACCGGTGGCGCCGAGCTCAACGAGGTCGCTCGCTCCCTCGACGGCACCCTGGTGGCGCTCAGCGGCGTGCTCAGCCTGGTCGGTGACTCCGCCGGCCGGCTGGCCGTGGCGTCGCAGGCGCTGAACACCGGCGCCAGCGGGATGGCCGACAGCGCCCGCGCCGCCACCGGCCAGGCCGACGTCGTCGTCGCCTCGGCCGGCGAGGTCGCCTTCAGCGTGGACACCGTGGCCACCGGCTCGCAGCAGATGGAGGCGGCGATCCGGGAGATCTCGCAGAACGCGAGCGAGGCCTCCCGGGTGGCCGGCCAGGCGGTCAGCGTCGCGGAGAACACCACCCGAACCGTCGGCAAGCTGGGCGACTCCTCGCAGGAGATCGCGACCGTGGTCAAGCTGATCAACGGCATCGCCGAGCAGACCAACCTGCTCGCGCTCAACGCCACCATCGAGGCCGCCCGCGCCGGCGAGGGCTTCGCCGTGGTGGCCAGCGAGGTCAAGGAGCTGGCGCAGGAGACCGCGCGGGCCACCGAGGACATCTCCCAGCGGGTCGAGGCGATCCAGGCCGACACCGCGGGCGCGGTCTCCGCCATCGGCGAGATCAGCACCGTGATCGGCCAGATCAACGACTACCAGGCCACCATCGCCGCCGCGGTGGAGGAGCAGACCGCGACGACCAACGAGATGAACCGCAACGTGGCCGAGGCGGCCAGCAGCTCGCGCAGCATCGCGACGGCCATCTCCGGGCTCGCCGCGGGCACGCAGCAGACCAACCAGGGGGTGGCCGAGGCGCAGCGCTCAGCGGCGGACCTGGCCCGGATGAGCGACGAGCTCCAGGACGCCGTCCGCCGCTTCACGGTCTGA